Below is a window of Sus scrofa isolate TJ Tabasco breed Duroc chromosome 3, Sscrofa11.1, whole genome shotgun sequence DNA.
GCCCTGCAGCCCAACTCCACCAAGGTGAGCACCCCCCCGCCACCCActgccctgcctgccctcagCCCCACAGCCCTGCAGCCCCCTCAGCCCCGGGCCTGACCTGTGTGATGCTCTTTGCCTAGAACTTCCGCCCGGCTGGAGGCGCTGTGCTCCACAGCCCCGGGGCCATGTTGTAAGTATGCCCCTGGGGGAGGTCCCTGGGCACCCTCGCCACCCCAACCCTCTGCACCTGAGGGGATGGGGTCCAGGCTGGCTGGACCACCCTCGAggaccctcccccctccccccagtgagTGGGGCGCACAGCGTCTGGAGGTGAGCCACGTGCACAAGGTGGAGTGTGTGATCCCCTGGCTCAATGACGCCCTGGTCTTCTTCACCGTCTCCCTGCAGCTCTGCCAGCAGCTCAAGGACAAGGTGGGGAcagggatggggttgggggggatgtGCAAGTGGCTCCTGGGCTGGGCCTCCCTCAGGTTAGGCCAGCCAAACGACAGGCCTCCTGTCACACCACCACAGTACCCCCTAATCTTAAGATCTGTTATACCCTCCACACACGCCAGACAAATGGGCCGTGGTGTGGCTGGGCCCTTGACACATGGCCCCGAGTTGACCTTCAGATCCCGCCAGGGTCACAGAGGGTGCGGTGGTGTccagacccccagccccaccacccaGCATGCGCCCCGCTTTCTCCCTCCACAGATCTCCGTGTTCTCCAGCTACTGGAGCTACAGGCCCTTCTGAGCGGAGCGCCCAAGACCCGGGCCCCTGGGCATGGCCCCCCGCCCAGGGGCCCCTGTCCCCCCACCGCCTCAGAgtgccagccagagccagagctgtGCACCATGGGCTATTTATTTCCCTCTTCACCCTGTCCTGCCTGTCACGTCTGCATGGATGGACCTGAACTCTGGGACGAAGGGATAGTGGCTTGCGGTTTGTTTTGGAATGGGGGGGGAGGGGTCAGGAAGGTGGGGCTGTGAGGTGGCCGaagtcccagccctgccctccgcAGAAGGCTGGAACCTTTGGACTCAGGGTAGGGctggccctcctccctccctcccctccctggggcaGCTGAGGACGTTGAGGGGAGCCACACACGCCCCGCCCCTGGAGGGCGTGGCATGGGTGGTGGCCCTAGGCTCTGTGTCAGGAGAGGGGGACAGAAGGCGCccaccatgagctgtgatgcccTTATCTGTGTTCACTCCATGACCCTGCTGGGGCCTCTGAGGAATAAAGATCATCTGACTTTGCCTGGAGCCCTCGTGTCTGTCTGAGTGGGGACCTGGCCAGGGCTTCGTGATGGCCAGGAGCTGGCAGAGTACCCAGGGACTGCGGACTGAGCCCCTGGCCTCCCAGGTGCCAAGGGGCCAAGTGGGATGGTCACAGACAGTCACTGAGTGGCTACAGCAGGTCACCTAAGGTCTCCTGGGGACAGTCATTCCAGCTGAAGGCTGAGACCTGGGGGCATCtagaagaagggggaggggggggctgcCCTGTCCGTccatccccccacacacacaagaGGCTCAGAACTCGCTCCAGACTCCGGCTTTGGCTGAACGAGGCATGGTTCTTGCTGTCCGGCAGACAAAGACGAGGGGCAGGGCTCTCCGGCTAAGGTTCCAGGGCCAAGTTATCAACCCCCCAGGAGCGTTCCTGAAAGAGACGCAAGGGACAGTGGCTTCCCTCCTCCGCCCCCTGGCCCCTCTGCCCTAGAGCCGTGTCCTGGTGCCAGCCGGGCCCTGGTGCTGGGGGCTCACCTTCTGAGGCCTGGAGGAGTGGCggtcacagcagctgcagcagcagcagtggatGAAGacgagcagcagcaggagcagcacgACGCCTGTAGGTGGGACAAGACTGCGTCCAGTTCGGACCCTGGGCCGGGAGGCTGACCCAGCCCGACACCCATCCACACGCACCgaggaagatgaggaagatgacGAAGGCCCCGGTGTCCCACTGGGACTGGAACAGCTGGTGGC
It encodes the following:
- the SMIM22 gene encoding small integral membrane protein 22 is translated as MALSRAGLEQELSATGQQVLGKLRSHQLFQSQWDTGAFVIFLIFLGVVLLLLLLVFIHCCCCSCCDRHSSRPQKERSWGVDNLALEP